One window of Leptospira wolbachii serovar Codice str. CDC genomic DNA carries:
- a CDS encoding PAS domain-containing sensor histidine kinase, with protein sequence MESFNQNSHSSFVLFADKLPFGVFVFESPTLDFSLESKLIYANTLAKSFIEFQSQPENPLTVKELLPNLQKEGVLSHILSDISKENGSPIYLNAELLSDQISESRKVYSLLAKQLSDNYFFFLFEDVTELSFAEKTFRENESQLDRVLKTMINGVVVVNLQGQIIYANDSAANILSLSIDKIENKYFTSKDWRQIREDGNPFPAEELPLTLALGNQQTVYNCEHGIIADGEKVKWLSVNASPLYNADGKLEGATASFLDITEFKNTQNTIELKNRKLKAILDAIERSAIVSVADTKGTILRANKKFIQISGYSEKELLGSDHRKLNSKFHPKEFWEKMWKDILSGLPWEGVIRNQSKQGNFFWLQTFIHPLYDKNDSIESFLSIRFDITEEVEALENTNRMLHFTGIQNSRLQNFAYIVSHNIRQHSSNFTSLIDLLEENPSEEERRNIVNMLHASSDKLNETITHLNDIISINQMLNKPMEICSINSEVQKTLNILKGSIESRNIQLFLEIEDHLELKIIPVYLESILLNLVSNAIKYVRLKNGAFIRISAKKKAGQVQLTVEDNGLGIDLEKHGNKIFGMFKTFHKNEDARGIGLFITKSQVEVLGGTISVQSTEGMGSTFTVLFPENPNESAPI encoded by the coding sequence ATGGAATCATTTAATCAAAACAGTCATTCGTCCTTTGTTCTCTTTGCAGACAAACTTCCTTTCGGAGTGTTTGTCTTCGAGTCCCCGACATTAGATTTTTCCTTAGAAAGTAAGTTAATTTATGCAAATACGCTCGCAAAATCTTTTATCGAATTTCAATCGCAACCAGAAAATCCACTTACAGTAAAAGAATTACTCCCCAACTTACAGAAAGAAGGTGTACTTTCCCATATCCTCTCAGATATATCCAAGGAAAATGGTTCTCCTATTTATTTAAATGCAGAGCTTTTATCCGATCAAATATCTGAATCTCGAAAGGTCTATTCGTTACTAGCGAAACAACTTTCAGACAATTATTTTTTCTTCTTGTTCGAAGATGTCACAGAACTATCGTTTGCTGAAAAAACTTTTCGCGAAAATGAATCACAATTAGATCGTGTTTTAAAAACAATGATTAATGGAGTGGTGGTTGTTAATCTGCAAGGACAAATCATTTATGCAAATGATAGTGCTGCCAATATCCTTTCGCTGAGTATCGACAAGATCGAAAACAAATACTTTACCTCTAAGGATTGGCGACAGATTCGTGAGGATGGTAATCCTTTTCCCGCAGAAGAGCTACCACTAACCCTAGCACTTGGAAACCAACAAACGGTTTACAACTGCGAACATGGGATCATAGCTGATGGAGAAAAAGTCAAATGGCTTAGTGTCAATGCCTCCCCACTTTACAACGCTGATGGAAAACTAGAAGGTGCTACTGCAAGTTTTCTTGACATTACAGAATTCAAAAACACACAAAATACAATTGAATTAAAGAATAGAAAACTAAAAGCAATCCTTGATGCCATTGAACGGTCAGCGATAGTGAGTGTTGCCGATACTAAAGGAACCATCCTGAGAGCTAACAAAAAGTTTATCCAAATTTCTGGTTATTCGGAAAAAGAACTTTTAGGTTCTGATCATAGAAAATTAAATTCCAAATTTCATCCGAAAGAATTTTGGGAAAAGATGTGGAAAGACATTTTATCAGGACTCCCATGGGAAGGAGTGATTCGGAACCAATCCAAACAAGGAAATTTCTTTTGGTTACAAACATTCATTCATCCTTTATATGATAAAAATGATTCTATAGAATCATTTTTATCCATTCGATTCGATATTACTGAAGAAGTAGAGGCTTTGGAAAACACAAACCGTATGCTCCACTTTACAGGAATCCAAAACAGTCGTTTACAAAACTTTGCCTATATTGTCTCCCATAACATCCGCCAACACTCCTCTAACTTTACATCTCTCATTGATTTACTAGAAGAAAATCCTTCTGAGGAGGAACGAAGAAACATTGTGAACATGTTACATGCATCTTCTGACAAATTGAACGAAACCATCACTCATTTGAATGATATCATTTCCATCAACCAGATGTTAAACAAACCAATGGAGATTTGTTCAATCAATAGTGAAGTTCAAAAAACTTTAAACATTCTAAAAGGGTCCATCGAATCGCGAAATATCCAATTGTTTTTGGAAATCGAAGATCATTTAGAACTCAAAATCATTCCTGTATACTTGGAAAGTATCCTCTTAAACTTAGTTTCTAATGCGATCAAATATGTACGTTTAAAGAATGGAGCATTTATTCGAATCAGCGCAAAAAAGAAAGCTGGCCAAGTGCAACTCACTGTAGAAGACAACGGCCTGGGAATTGATTTAGAAAAACACGGTAACAAAATCTTTGGTATGTTTAAGACCTTTCATAAAAACGAAGACGCACGTGGGATCGGACTGTTTATCACCAAATCCCAAGTAGAGGTTCTCGGG
- a CDS encoding NHL repeat-containing protein, with protein sequence MNRFLISFLAFTIFISCADPKVNNTCDAENSLFLPNILFRLISKDKSNQCGYRLNSNPPACELTYEETHLDANWPAVKKEMETQFALGSGAPETLIQYRPETVASVISTSYPAFQGALNAPNGDIYFLPYDSTKILAINPSSKIYSNAGTVPGTVDFIGGSLGPAGIIYFSPHQNLNFYALDTFQNSLSIVGNKTLVGAAYNGAMYAPNGKIYFVPSSETNIRYYDTNTKTIGTVSTPTSGGFSSAVLTPQGKIYFIPFVSTTMYILDTKDDTVSTHPHVFPGSNAYISGILTPNGRIYMIPFRQIPLIYLDTTTDEIVTVTNIPAAIGSMFNGAVLAPNGKIYPIPEDYSNFISIDTKDHTITTLFSKPAGSYRGGALGPDGEIYLAPHLADRFDVIQTNSLGKFCPSLRLSPYWNKL encoded by the coding sequence ATGAACCGTTTCTTAATTTCCTTTTTAGCTTTTACTATTTTTATTTCCTGTGCCGATCCAAAGGTAAACAACACTTGCGATGCTGAGAACTCGCTATTCCTTCCAAACATTCTTTTTAGGCTCATTTCAAAGGACAAAAGTAACCAGTGCGGGTATCGCCTGAATTCCAATCCCCCTGCCTGTGAATTGACTTACGAAGAAACCCATTTGGATGCCAATTGGCCTGCTGTTAAAAAGGAAATGGAAACTCAGTTTGCTTTGGGATCTGGTGCTCCAGAAACTCTAATTCAATATAGACCGGAAACAGTGGCTTCTGTAATAAGCACATCCTATCCAGCTTTCCAAGGTGCCTTAAATGCTCCCAATGGAGATATCTATTTTTTACCTTACGATTCCACCAAAATTTTAGCCATCAATCCTAGTTCTAAAATATATTCTAATGCCGGAACGGTTCCGGGAACCGTTGACTTTATCGGTGGTTCTCTCGGCCCTGCGGGTATCATTTATTTTTCACCACATCAAAATTTAAATTTTTATGCTTTAGATACATTTCAGAATTCATTGTCGATCGTTGGGAATAAAACATTGGTAGGTGCTGCCTATAATGGTGCCATGTATGCTCCCAATGGAAAGATATACTTTGTACCAAGTTCAGAAACAAACATTCGTTACTATGACACAAACACTAAAACTATCGGAACAGTTTCTACCCCGACAAGTGGAGGTTTTTCTTCAGCGGTTCTTACCCCACAAGGGAAAATCTATTTTATTCCATTTGTGAGTACTACAATGTACATTTTGGATACGAAGGACGATACAGTTTCCACCCACCCTCATGTATTTCCAGGCAGTAATGCTTATATTTCAGGAATTCTCACTCCCAATGGCAGAATCTATATGATTCCATTCAGACAGATTCCTTTGATTTATCTAGACACAACAACAGATGAAATAGTGACAGTTACCAACATTCCTGCTGCCATTGGTTCTATGTTCAATGGAGCTGTCCTTGCTCCCAATGGAAAAATTTATCCTATCCCAGAAGACTATTCTAATTTTATTTCCATCGACACAAAAGACCATACAATAACTACCCTCTTCTCCAAACCCGCAGGTTCCTATCGAGGGGGAGCCCTAGGACCCGATGGAGAAATTTATTTGGCACCCCATTTAGCGGATCGTTTTGATGTCATTCAAACCAATTCCCTCGGGAAGTTCTGTCCTTCCCTAAGGCTCTCTCCCTACTGGAATAAACTATAA
- a CDS encoding Lcl C-terminal domain-containing protein produces the protein MSSYCRRSDFNNLCDPKSNSYLESLLVRYINFDESPHCGLVLKVTPPSYLNCPPLKPQLNGNFFLENFESDGDRLSLSANPPLPEGIAFSPFSLSLEGRYSGWKANRQSYTITASNPKGSASCSYTPAWMGKLPLKTNSTTCYDATAPTPVPDPSCSAIPGQDGQFQRGIAQSFSGPNTVAGVEITTDSTTGLIWTSCLRGETGVGCTPTGTTTFTLLSAQTECASLNSGSGYANRTDWRVPEIEEYISTYDYSLTNPSINQTYFPGTDAWNYKSNTLSGSAANAFYATIIESTIGANSVGDLHNLRCVSNSPPTTAKRLINNNDGTILDLDTSLVWQRCTAGQTNLSTCAGGTDLLSNWSGALGYCQNLNLAGKTWRLPNASEIRSLIDFYITYGSPGVDPIYFPNTAIAGGEYYWTSTTQLSTPANAFVAIFGSSSGGNDAKGNNTNRTRCVSDF, from the coding sequence GTGTCATCTTATTGTCGGAGATCTGATTTCAATAATCTTTGTGATCCCAAATCTAATTCCTACTTAGAAAGCCTTCTCGTTCGTTATATAAATTTTGATGAATCTCCGCACTGTGGACTGGTCTTAAAAGTAACCCCGCCGAGCTATTTAAACTGTCCTCCTTTGAAACCGCAGTTGAATGGAAATTTCTTTCTAGAAAATTTCGAATCCGATGGTGACCGTTTGAGTTTGTCCGCAAATCCCCCACTCCCAGAAGGGATTGCCTTTTCTCCCTTTTCTTTATCGTTAGAGGGGCGTTATTCGGGATGGAAGGCAAACCGGCAATCTTACACCATCACGGCCAGCAACCCGAAAGGTTCCGCAAGTTGTTCGTACACTCCAGCATGGATGGGAAAACTTCCTCTCAAAACAAATAGCACCACTTGTTATGATGCAACCGCACCTACCCCAGTTCCGGATCCAAGTTGCTCAGCGATTCCCGGGCAAGATGGTCAATTCCAGAGAGGGATCGCACAGAGTTTTTCTGGCCCAAACACGGTCGCTGGTGTAGAGATCACAACCGACTCAACTACGGGACTTATCTGGACTAGTTGTCTAAGAGGAGAAACAGGAGTTGGGTGCACGCCTACTGGTACAACAACGTTTACATTATTGTCTGCCCAGACCGAATGTGCCAGTCTCAATTCCGGATCTGGATATGCCAATCGCACCGATTGGAGAGTCCCTGAAATAGAGGAATACATTAGTACTTATGATTATTCACTTACCAATCCATCAATCAACCAAACTTATTTTCCAGGAACTGATGCTTGGAATTATAAAAGCAATACCTTGAGTGGATCCGCCGCAAACGCTTTCTATGCCACGATTATTGAATCGACCATTGGAGCCAATTCCGTGGGGGACCTACATAATTTGCGCTGTGTTTCCAATTCCCCTCCCACAACTGCCAAACGACTTATCAATAACAATGATGGAACCATTCTGGACCTAGACACCTCTCTTGTCTGGCAAAGGTGCACAGCAGGACAAACCAACCTAAGTACTTGTGCTGGCGGAACGGATCTCCTCAGCAATTGGTCGGGTGCACTCGGTTATTGCCAAAATTTAAACCTAGCGGGAAAAACCTGGCGACTTCCGAATGCGAGCGAAATAAGAAGCCTCATTGACTTTTACATCACTTACGGTAGTCCTGGAGTTGATCCTATCTACTTTCCAAACACAGCAATTGCAGGTGGAGAATACTACTGGACATCCACCACCCAACTATCGACACCAGCAAATGCATTTGTTGCCATTTTCGGAAGCTCGAGCGGTGGAAACGATGCCAAAGGAAATAATACAAACAGAACTCGATGTGTCTCCGATTTTTAA
- a CDS encoding PP2C family protein-serine/threonine phosphatase, with amino-acid sequence MSSIFERIFKFFYKYISYSFAIVFFSLLGAFFGAFYAYFFGSALIPEFTIENHPQVVWVFVITTALAAIGHSVEFGILTPLGIMGFRSDTKKLNANLKPNETIRHKDILELESLLNTIINFPKENMYAAFRYAIFIFISVSITYLIYEHPLYELSLIFVGWLAAAFVYGGFSYIISDYFTGAKRVEIKKILSYRDVTIHKNHGIMSLKGKFIFLLILILLSLSVLAIFISFGNASLIKISAFITMTFFEAVILIFMFFQSINLTLEQINESANSLASGGRGSLPILSIDKEFIQFAENFEKATREVGRIRENLQELVEAKTSELRNSLETVEFLKKQQDGDYFLTSLLIKPLSLNKTLGTNVKTDFFIKQKKTFTFHGRENEIGGDICITRTVSLRGKDYTFFLNADAMGKSLQGAGGVLVLGAAVQSILERSLAVQSVKLLYAERWIKNSFQELHHIFESFDCSMLVSMVMGLIDDETGLVYYLNAEHPWSVLFRNGKSEFIKTNSELRKLGTPVKENALEISTLQLQTGDILILGSDGRDDIEFVTQTDYRKINHDEELFLHHVEKGNGDLKAIYQSILETGELTDDLSLMRISFKEHLTQPPRSIRKESYELMRKARSNIKENQLEKAKNNLLEANKINPENQEILKALIRLLVRMKDYQSASEKFNSYIEEFPGDTDLIYLASFTYKQTKEYGKAIDMAERIRLRNPGHLSNLIRLVQLYLLVNNLPKAEKTLALASLLTSDFKRMENFKIQIDDLRKKVLD; translated from the coding sequence ATGAGCAGCATTTTTGAACGTATTTTCAAATTCTTCTATAAGTATATTTCCTATAGTTTTGCCATCGTCTTCTTTTCACTTCTCGGTGCCTTTTTTGGAGCCTTCTACGCCTATTTCTTCGGATCTGCCCTAATCCCGGAATTCACCATCGAAAACCACCCACAAGTAGTTTGGGTGTTCGTAATTACCACAGCTCTTGCTGCTATTGGTCATAGTGTCGAATTCGGAATTCTAACCCCTCTCGGTATTATGGGCTTTCGTTCCGATACAAAAAAACTCAATGCAAACCTAAAACCCAACGAAACGATCCGACATAAAGATATTTTGGAATTAGAGAGTTTGTTAAACACGATTATCAATTTTCCAAAAGAGAATATGTATGCCGCCTTTCGGTATGCGATTTTTATCTTCATTTCTGTATCCATCACATATTTGATCTACGAACATCCGTTGTATGAATTATCTCTGATTTTTGTTGGATGGCTTGCCGCTGCTTTTGTTTACGGGGGTTTTTCTTATATTATCTCTGATTATTTTACCGGTGCCAAACGGGTGGAGATCAAAAAAATTCTATCCTATCGTGATGTGACCATTCACAAAAATCATGGGATTATGAGTTTGAAAGGTAAGTTTATCTTTTTACTAATTCTCATTTTGCTCTCACTTAGTGTCCTTGCAATTTTTATCTCATTTGGAAACGCCAGTTTAATCAAAATTTCTGCCTTCATTACTATGACTTTTTTTGAAGCGGTTATACTCATCTTTATGTTTTTCCAATCAATCAATTTAACATTAGAACAAATAAATGAATCGGCAAATAGTTTAGCAAGTGGAGGGAGGGGTTCTCTTCCAATCCTATCGATCGATAAGGAATTCATTCAGTTTGCAGAAAACTTCGAAAAAGCCACTAGAGAAGTCGGAAGAATTCGCGAAAACTTACAAGAATTAGTCGAAGCAAAAACATCCGAGTTAAGGAACAGTTTAGAAACTGTAGAATTCCTAAAAAAACAACAAGATGGGGATTATTTCCTTACATCTCTACTTATAAAACCTTTAAGTTTGAATAAAACCCTTGGGACCAATGTCAAAACAGATTTTTTTATCAAACAAAAGAAGACTTTCACATTCCATGGTAGAGAAAACGAAATTGGTGGTGATATCTGTATCACAAGAACTGTTTCCTTACGTGGTAAGGATTATACTTTTTTTCTCAACGCAGATGCTATGGGGAAGTCCTTGCAAGGAGCCGGTGGTGTTTTGGTTCTGGGTGCTGCCGTACAGTCCATTTTAGAGAGGTCTCTCGCGGTGCAGTCTGTGAAACTACTTTATGCGGAACGATGGATTAAAAATTCATTCCAAGAACTCCACCATATTTTCGAAAGTTTCGATTGTTCTATGTTAGTATCTATGGTGATGGGTCTCATCGATGATGAAACAGGTTTAGTATATTATCTCAATGCAGAACATCCTTGGTCCGTTTTATTTCGGAATGGAAAATCAGAATTCATTAAAACCAACTCGGAACTTAGAAAACTAGGAACTCCTGTAAAAGAAAACGCTCTAGAAATATCCACCTTACAACTGCAAACTGGTGATATTTTGATATTAGGATCTGATGGTCGTGATGACATTGAATTTGTTACCCAAACGGATTATAGAAAAATAAATCACGACGAAGAATTATTTTTACATCATGTAGAAAAAGGAAATGGGGACTTAAAGGCAATTTACCAATCCATTTTAGAAACAGGAGAACTTACAGATGATTTGAGTTTGATGCGGATTTCTTTTAAAGAACACTTAACCCAACCGCCAAGATCGATCCGAAAAGAATCCTATGAACTGATGAGAAAGGCAAGGTCGAATATAAAAGAAAACCAATTAGAGAAAGCAAAAAACAATTTATTAGAGGCAAACAAAATTAACCCTGAAAATCAAGAGATCCTAAAAGCTCTAATCCGCCTATTAGTGAGAATGAAAGACTACCAATCCGCTTCTGAAAAATTCAATTCCTATATTGAAGAATTTCCCGGTGATACCGATCTCATTTATTTAGCATCCTTCACTTACAAACAAACAAAAGAATACGGGAAAGCCATCGATATGGCAGAAAGGATCCGATTGAGAAACCCAGGGCATTTATCCAACCTAATACGTCTTGTGCAACTTTACCTCTTAGTAAACAATTTGCCTAAAGCAGAAAAAACTCTGGCCCTTGCTTCCTTACTTACCTCCGATTTCAAACGTATGGAAAACTTTAAAATACAGATCGACGACCTACGAAAGAAAGTTCTTGATTAA
- a CDS encoding SDR family NAD(P)-dependent oxidoreductase, translating into MELKNKRIVITGAGSGIGKETVLQALKHEGVKILACDLNEKNILVHPNVIPYKCDVSKKENLDKLLKDADKKLGGIDIFYANAGFAYYEVIANADWDRIDRIYRTNVYSPLYCLIALNLTRKEPFLFIVTASAMSHLSLPGYAQYSSTKAAVRSFIDAYRYELKPGNRVMVVYPIATRTQFFDAAGKKVPVPFPSQSAETVAKKVISGIESNAKEVYPSLLFRFIQVLDRFLFFILPIYQKIEAMKLDSIKK; encoded by the coding sequence ATGGAACTAAAAAACAAGAGAATCGTAATCACCGGTGCAGGCTCTGGAATCGGAAAAGAAACCGTTTTGCAAGCGTTAAAGCATGAGGGGGTAAAGATTCTTGCCTGTGATTTAAATGAAAAAAACATTCTAGTTCATCCGAATGTAATTCCTTACAAATGCGATGTATCCAAAAAAGAGAATTTGGATAAACTACTGAAAGATGCAGATAAAAAATTAGGTGGAATCGATATTTTTTATGCCAACGCAGGTTTTGCGTATTATGAAGTCATCGCAAATGCAGATTGGGATCGCATCGATCGAATCTATCGAACCAATGTTTACTCACCTTTGTACTGTTTGATTGCCCTCAATCTTACAAGAAAAGAGCCTTTTTTATTTATCGTTACGGCTTCTGCTATGAGTCATTTATCACTTCCTGGGTATGCTCAGTACTCCTCGACAAAAGCTGCAGTCCGTTCTTTTATTGATGCCTACAGGTATGAATTGAAACCAGGGAACCGAGTTATGGTTGTTTATCCCATTGCCACAAGAACGCAGTTCTTTGATGCCGCAGGGAAAAAAGTTCCTGTTCCTTTTCCAAGCCAATCAGCGGAGACTGTGGCAAAAAAGGTGATAAGTGGGATTGAGTCGAATGCAAAGGAAGTGTATCCATCCCTTCTTTTCCGTTTCATTCAAGTTTTGGATCGGTTTTTGTTTTTCATTCTACCGATTTACCAAAAAATCGAAGCGATGAAATTGGATTCTATAAAAAAATAA
- a CDS encoding PAS domain-containing protein, with protein MNVSSTAMMVLNPLGQILYANPASESVLGIKLNDILVRTYDAPEWKNSSLDGGPWREEDQPFNIVLKTKKPVTDIRHAIEDSSGNKKYLSINGSPVFSQLGEISYLVFLITDITENVLKQKALEYNEIKYRTITELSLSMVYDLEIKTGENHWGGAIQEITGYSPSEYQQFGYQEWLNAIHPDDREITLQLFDEALANHRKFSVEYRYKTKANDYVYIEDNGIFLYDEMGEAYRMFGAMINRTKQMEASLALRESESRLVLALDAAKMGIWSWDIETRTIYWSPQTYNIYGFPGANFEVTEEKFIELTYQEDWGLLSNETNLLMGDLNRSEYRIRNRINHSDGKLHWIEARGKLTRSKEGKPLVLMGTVLDITEIKLSEEALRKSDERFEAFYQFSTEAFLIFDENGLTVKDSNFAFQKLFGYELADIPRLKIRNLLTAETLRKIRKSIRVNANDSLEIVCKKKNGDLFPALVSVKRFLYKDTNSIGYSIFDLSPLKEVEELRLINSEIRDKNKLIEKQKLELEVAFENLKRTQEQLIQSEKLAALGQLIAGIAHEINNPIGAVKASNQNMLDWQKRYGLASQLFREAILSVPVPEQKIVKTILSNLDQPIEFYTGKEERLRKKRNKEVFFTHGFELDLAEEFAEAWVELGIGEIDPNYLPLFHSHYIKVFLDYLALEIQFRRNTRSIQLAVDRISKIMYALKNFSRFDATGKKNKASIPETIETVLTIYQNQLKRGINLVKDFDEVEPIECYPDDLLHVWTNLIYNSLQAMSFVGDLEIAVKDRGENILVSLKDSGPGIPKEIQSKIFEPFFTTKAPGEGSGLGLDIVNKIVKRHGGRIEMTSVPGETIFYIYLPKHS; from the coding sequence ATGAATGTCAGCTCCACTGCTATGATGGTACTCAATCCATTAGGCCAGATTCTCTATGCGAACCCAGCTTCCGAGTCTGTTCTTGGGATCAAACTAAATGACATTTTGGTAAGGACCTATGATGCTCCAGAATGGAAAAATTCCTCGCTTGATGGTGGACCTTGGAGAGAAGAAGACCAACCATTTAATATAGTTTTAAAAACCAAAAAACCAGTCACCGACATTCGCCATGCCATAGAAGATTCTTCAGGTAATAAAAAATACCTGTCTATCAATGGCTCACCTGTCTTCAGCCAACTCGGTGAAATTTCTTACCTTGTATTTCTTATCACAGATATAACCGAAAATGTTTTAAAACAAAAAGCACTTGAGTATAACGAAATCAAGTATCGAACTATCACCGAATTATCGTTGAGTATGGTTTATGATTTGGAGATAAAAACCGGTGAGAATCATTGGGGAGGAGCCATCCAAGAAATTACCGGATACTCACCGAGTGAATACCAACAATTTGGATATCAGGAATGGTTGAATGCGATTCATCCGGACGATAGAGAGATTACCTTGCAATTGTTTGATGAAGCACTTGCAAATCACAGGAAATTTTCTGTAGAATATCGATACAAAACTAAAGCGAATGACTACGTTTATATAGAAGATAACGGTATATTTTTATACGATGAAATGGGTGAGGCCTATCGAATGTTTGGTGCCATGATCAACAGGACCAAACAAATGGAAGCAAGCCTAGCTCTTCGCGAATCGGAATCGCGATTGGTTTTGGCGCTTGATGCAGCCAAGATGGGAATTTGGAGTTGGGATATTGAAACAAGAACGATCTATTGGTCTCCTCAAACCTATAACATTTATGGATTTCCGGGTGCGAACTTTGAAGTTACGGAAGAAAAATTCATTGAATTAACTTATCAAGAAGACTGGGGTTTGTTATCGAATGAAACAAATCTTTTGATGGGTGATTTAAATCGTTCGGAGTATCGGATTCGGAATCGAATTAATCATTCCGATGGTAAATTACATTGGATTGAAGCTCGGGGAAAACTGACTCGTTCCAAGGAAGGAAAACCATTAGTACTTATGGGTACGGTTTTGGACATCACCGAAATCAAGTTAAGTGAAGAGGCTCTTCGCAAATCAGATGAACGTTTTGAAGCATTTTACCAGTTTTCTACAGAGGCCTTCCTTATTTTTGATGAAAATGGGCTGACTGTAAAAGATTCCAATTTTGCCTTCCAAAAGCTTTTTGGTTACGAATTGGCCGACATTCCGAGATTGAAAATCCGTAACCTTCTCACCGCAGAAACCCTTCGTAAAATCCGAAAGTCAATTCGCGTGAATGCAAATGACTCTTTAGAAATTGTTTGTAAAAAGAAAAATGGGGATTTGTTTCCAGCACTTGTTTCGGTGAAACGATTTCTATATAAAGACACCAATTCGATTGGTTATAGTATCTTTGATTTGAGCCCTTTAAAAGAAGTGGAAGAGTTGCGTCTTATCAATTCAGAGATCCGCGATAAAAATAAACTCATTGAAAAACAAAAGCTGGAATTGGAAGTTGCTTTCGAAAATTTAAAACGAACTCAAGAACAATTGATTCAATCAGAAAAACTTGCCGCCTTGGGACAGTTAATTGCTGGGATTGCTCATGAAATCAATAACCCAATTGGAGCCGTAAAAGCTTCCAACCAAAATATGTTGGATTGGCAAAAACGTTATGGACTTGCATCACAACTTTTTCGAGAAGCAATTCTTTCCGTCCCTGTCCCAGAACAGAAGATCGTAAAAACAATACTTTCAAACTTGGACCAACCGATAGAATTTTACACAGGAAAGGAGGAACGACTTCGTAAAAAAAGAAATAAGGAAGTGTTTTTTACCCATGGGTTTGAACTGGACTTAGCTGAAGAATTTGCTGAAGCTTGGGTAGAACTTGGGATTGGGGAAATTGATCCGAATTATTTGCCTTTATTTCATTCGCATTATATAAAAGTTTTTTTAGACTATTTGGCTTTGGAAATCCAATTTCGAAGGAACACAAGATCCATCCAACTCGCAGTAGATCGAATTTCCAAAATTATGTATGCGTTGAAGAACTTTTCTCGTTTTGATGCCACTGGCAAAAAAAACAAAGCCTCGATACCAGAGACAATTGAAACAGTCCTTACCATCTATCAAAACCAATTAAAACGTGGGATAAACTTAGTAAAGGATTTTGATGAAGTGGAACCTATTGAATGTTATCCGGATGATTTGTTGCACGTATGGACAAACTTAATTTATAATTCCTTACAAGCGATGTCGTTTGTCGGTGATTTGGAGATTGCGGTTAAGGATCGGGGAGAAAATATCCTTGTTTCCTTAAAGGATTCTGGTCCTGGTATTCCCAAAGAAATTCAATCAAAAATTTTCGAACCTTTTTTTACTACGAAAGCTCCCGGGGAAGGAAGTGGGCTTGGCCTTGATATAGTGAATAAAATTGTCAAACGTCATGGTGGTAGAATCGAAATGACTTCCGTACCAGGAGAAACTATTTTTTATATTTATCTGCCTAAACACAGTTAA
- a CDS encoding response regulator produces the protein MEILTENKNRKNAILFVDDESIILMSMKSQVRQHFGEQYKYLTADNAKEAWDLIQELEEEGNSVSIIISDWSMPGMNGDEFLRKVHKSYPQIEKVIITGFADQKSIEDLNSEIGPISCLKKPWDEEELISTISHAMHN, from the coding sequence GTGGAAATTCTAACCGAAAATAAAAATAGGAAAAATGCAATTCTTTTTGTGGATGATGAATCCATTATCTTAATGAGCATGAAATCACAAGTCAGACAACATTTCGGTGAACAATATAAATATCTTACCGCTGACAATGCAAAAGAAGCATGGGACCTAATACAAGAATTAGAAGAGGAAGGAAACTCAGTTTCTATCATTATCTCCGACTGGTCCATGCCTGGAATGAATGGGGATGAGTTTTTAAGAAAGGTTCATAAGTCCTATCCACAGATTGAAAAAGTAATCATTACAGGATTTGCGGACCAAAAGTCTATCGAAGATCTAAATTCAGAAATTGGCCCTATCTCTTGTTTAAAAAAACCTTGGGACGAAGAAGAACTCATCTCAACAATTTCCCATGCTATGCACAATTAA